A portion of the Salminus brasiliensis chromosome 9, fSalBra1.hap2, whole genome shotgun sequence genome contains these proteins:
- the sec62 gene encoding translocation protein SEC62 isoform X1: MAERRRQKKRIQEVSEPTKEEKAVAKYLRFNCPTKSTNMMGHRVDYFVASKAVDCLLDSKWAKSKKGEEALFTTRESVVDYCNRLLKKQFFHRALKVMKKKPEKDLKKEKEKEKVKSDSGKEEEKRGKKEKKKDSEATDTKKEKSDDSPGSPKKKKEVKKKFKLEPHEDQLFLDGNEVYVWIYDPVHFKTFAMGLILVIAVIAATLFPLWPAEMRVGVYYLSVAAGCFVASILLLAVARCILFLIIWLVTGGRHHFWFLPNLTADVGFIDSFRPLYTHEYKGPRSSSKKSSEDKADSKASDSGKAQKSDSEDKSDSEKKEGEEEEDDEEDTKEVDGERRNSDTEDSERREDEGSQHSNGNDFEMITREELEQHTQDEDEEGAEAKPLTAQT; the protein is encoded by the exons ATGGCGGAGCGCAGGAGGCAAAAGAAGCGAATCCAG GAGGTCAGCGAACCTACCAAGGAGGAGAAGGCAGTGGCCAAGTATCTACGGTTCAACTGCCCCACGAAGTCCACCAACATGATGGGTCATCGAGTTGACTACTTTGTGG CTTCCAAAGCGGTGGACTGTCTTCTGGACTCCAAGTGGGCCAAATCGAAGAAGGGCGAGGAAGCTTTGTTCACCACCAGAGAATCGGTTGTGGATTACTGCAACAG ACTCCTGAAGAAGCAGTTCTTCCACCGAGCTTTGAAAGTGATGAAGAAAAAGCCGGAGAAGGACttgaagaaggagaaagaaaaggagaaggtaaaaagtgacagtggcaaagaggaggagaaaaggggcaagaaggagaaaaagaaagattCTGAGGCCACAGACACCAAGAAGGAAAAGAGT GATGACAGCCCTGGATCaccaaagaagaagaaagaagttaagAAAAAGTTTAAACTGGAGCCTCATGAAGACCAGCTGTTTCTGGATGGAAATGAG GTGTACGTTTGGATTTATGACCCGGTTCATTTCAAAACCTTCGCAATGGGACTCATACTGG TGATTGCAGTAATTGCTGCGACGCTCTTCCCCCTGTGGCCAGCGGAGATGAGGGTGGGCGTGTATTACCTCAGTGTCGCAGCTGGCTGTTTTGTCGCCAGTATCCTGCTCCTCGCTGTTG CTCGCTGCATCCTGTTCCTGATCATCTGGCTGGTGACAGGTGGGCGCCATCACTTCTGGTTCCTGCCGAATCTGACTGCGGACGTGGGATTCATCGACTCCTTCCGGCCGCTCTACACACACGAATATAAGGGTCCTCGCTCCAGCAGCAAGAAGAGCTCAGAAGACAAGGCTGACAGTAAAGCTTCAGATAGTGGCAAAGCACAGAAGTCCGACAGCGAGGATAAATCAGATAGCGAAAAAAAGGagggtgaggaagaggaggatgacgAAGAGGACACAAAGGAAGTTGATGGAGAGCGGCGGAACTCAGACACTGAAGACAGCGAGCGGCGCGAGGACGAGGGATCGCAGCACAGCAACGGAAACGACTTTGAGATGATCACCCGCGAGGAGCTGGAACAGCACACgcaggatgaggatgaggagggcgCGGAGGCGAAACCCTTGACTGCTCAGACGTAA
- the sec62 gene encoding translocation protein SEC62 isoform X2: protein MMGHRVDYFVASKAVDCLLDSKWAKSKKGEEALFTTRESVVDYCNRLLKKQFFHRALKVMKKKPEKDLKKEKEKEKVKSDSGKEEEKRGKKEKKKDSEATDTKKEKSDDSPGSPKKKKEVKKKFKLEPHEDQLFLDGNEVYVWIYDPVHFKTFAMGLILVIAVIAATLFPLWPAEMRVGVYYLSVAAGCFVASILLLAVARCILFLIIWLVTGGRHHFWFLPNLTADVGFIDSFRPLYTHEYKGPRSSSKKSSEDKADSKASDSGKAQKSDSEDKSDSEKKEGEEEEDDEEDTKEVDGERRNSDTEDSERREDEGSQHSNGNDFEMITREELEQHTQDEDEEGAEAKPLTAQT from the exons ATGATGGGTCATCGAGTTGACTACTTTGTGG CTTCCAAAGCGGTGGACTGTCTTCTGGACTCCAAGTGGGCCAAATCGAAGAAGGGCGAGGAAGCTTTGTTCACCACCAGAGAATCGGTTGTGGATTACTGCAACAG ACTCCTGAAGAAGCAGTTCTTCCACCGAGCTTTGAAAGTGATGAAGAAAAAGCCGGAGAAGGACttgaagaaggagaaagaaaaggagaaggtaaaaagtgacagtggcaaagaggaggagaaaaggggcaagaaggagaaaaagaaagattCTGAGGCCACAGACACCAAGAAGGAAAAGAGT GATGACAGCCCTGGATCaccaaagaagaagaaagaagttaagAAAAAGTTTAAACTGGAGCCTCATGAAGACCAGCTGTTTCTGGATGGAAATGAG GTGTACGTTTGGATTTATGACCCGGTTCATTTCAAAACCTTCGCAATGGGACTCATACTGG TGATTGCAGTAATTGCTGCGACGCTCTTCCCCCTGTGGCCAGCGGAGATGAGGGTGGGCGTGTATTACCTCAGTGTCGCAGCTGGCTGTTTTGTCGCCAGTATCCTGCTCCTCGCTGTTG CTCGCTGCATCCTGTTCCTGATCATCTGGCTGGTGACAGGTGGGCGCCATCACTTCTGGTTCCTGCCGAATCTGACTGCGGACGTGGGATTCATCGACTCCTTCCGGCCGCTCTACACACACGAATATAAGGGTCCTCGCTCCAGCAGCAAGAAGAGCTCAGAAGACAAGGCTGACAGTAAAGCTTCAGATAGTGGCAAAGCACAGAAGTCCGACAGCGAGGATAAATCAGATAGCGAAAAAAAGGagggtgaggaagaggaggatgacgAAGAGGACACAAAGGAAGTTGATGGAGAGCGGCGGAACTCAGACACTGAAGACAGCGAGCGGCGCGAGGACGAGGGATCGCAGCACAGCAACGGAAACGACTTTGAGATGATCACCCGCGAGGAGCTGGAACAGCACACgcaggatgaggatgaggagggcgCGGAGGCGAAACCCTTGACTGCTCAGACGTAA
- the samd7 gene encoding sterile alpha motif domain-containing protein 7, with amino-acid sequence MTPREQLRKMTALGEQSALDEKHWYRLVNGMSAGELRQRQELMMRNQMAMAPQILAQGQQRLQTVPAQFETRFMDRDLVPPAEMVSSEARQMHMGSHLGPPLPTHSNVIPGRGFPGTGGYGFLPTESMETVARRQELIHKQNIARMEMNAILHQKELENAHQKGLMGMENPMMYQGLPPNPMAFRGRQRLPDGHEVFVHRPTLDDLQANSLLMSSGPYPPISTLQRERGRRAGRRTANHKGSEANAACVKSQSEEKSVEQSPGLASGEDKEPEGKGELSGEASASQSKPLQTKMDVELSTSAGRRSYKDGEQGLRKPCITGQEVCAEGPNCNSSSSEKDMSNPCSAFQEKFLYPSAAAPLSGFPYMFPLPGNGLLPPGPPNVFLNGEEMSSVEDLRKWTVDDVYNFINDIPSCSEYAQMFKDHMIDGETLPLLTEDHLLDTLGLKLGPALKIRSQVSRRLGNMFCMLNLPLAPTLQPPAEKAVDRSSDISSPLNCHSVELLGSPRDPEGLKPPEPGADPEGQSPTAISESV; translated from the exons ATGACCCCACGGGAGCAGCTGAGGAAGATGACGGCTCTGGGAGAGCAGAGCGCTCTGGATGAGAAGCACTGGTACAGACTGGTCAATGGCATGTCAGCTGGAG agctgaGGCAGAGGCAGGAGCTGATGATGAGGAACCAGATGGCCATGGCCCCTCAGATCCTGGCTCAGGGGCAGCAGAGGCTGCAGACCGTCCCTGCTCAGTTTGAGACGCGGTTCATGGACAG AGACCTGGTGCCCCCTGCTGAGATGGTTTCGTCTGAGGCTCGGCAGATGCACATGGGATCCCATCTCGGACCGCCACTACCCACACACTCCAATGTCATTCCAGGCAGAGGATTCCCCGGCACAG GAGGATACGGTTTCCTTCCCACTGAATCCATGGAAACTGTTGCTAGACGACAGGAGCTTATCCACAAGCAGAACATCGCCAG GATGGAGATGAACGCGATCCTCCAccagaaggagctggagaacgcCCATCAGAAAGGTCTGATGGGAATGGAGAACCCTATGATGTACCAGGGCCTGCCGCCCAACCCGATGGCCTTTAGGGGGCGGCAGCGGCTTCCCGATGGCCACGAGGTATTCGTGCACCGGCCAACACTGGACGACCTGCAGGCCAATAGCCTGCTCATGTCCAGCGGCCCATATCCACCTATCAGCACGCTGCAGAGGGAGAGGGGGCGGAGAGCCGGGCGCAGAACAGCCAACCACAAGGGCTCGGAGGCCAACGCTGCCTGTGTGAAAAGCCAGTCAGAGGAGAAGAGCGTGGAGCAGAGTCCGGGCCTAGCTTCGGGAGAGGACAAGGAGCCTGAGGGCAAAGGGGAACTGAGCGGTGAGGCCAGCGCCAGCCAGAG CAAACCCCTCCAGACGAAGATGGACGTGGAGCTGTCCACTAGTGCGGGCAGGAGGAGCTACAAGGATGGGGAGCAGGGCCTTCGGAAGCCGTGCATTACTGGACAGGAGGTGTGCGCTGAAGGCCCGAACTGTAACTCCAGCAGCAGCGAGAAGGACATGTCCAACCCCTGCTCCGCTTTCCAGGAGAAGTTCCTGTACCCGTCCGCCGCTGCGCCGCTCTCAGGCTTCCCATACATGTTCCCTCTGCCAGGCAATGGACTACTGCCCCCTg GACCTCCGAATGTGTTTCTGAACGGTGAAGAGATGTCATCAGTGGAAGATCTTCGCAAGTGGACGGTGGACGATGTCTATAACTTCATCAACGACATCCCGAGCTGCTCCGAATACGCTCAG ATGTTTAAGGACCACATGATTGATGGGGAGACGCTGCCGCTGCTGACAGAAGACCACCTGCTGGACACACTGGGTCTGAAACTGGGCCCGGCGCTTAAGATACGATCACAG GTGTCTCGGAGGCTGGGTAATATGTTCTGCATGCTGAATCTGCCGCTGGCCCCCACCCTACAGCCCCCGGCGGAGAAGGCTGTGGATCGATCTTCAGATATCAGCTCTCCACTGAACTGCCACAGTGTGGAGTTGCTGGGGAGCCCCCGAGACCCAGAGGGTCTCAAACCCCCAGAGCCCGGGGCCGACCCTGAGGGCCAGTCACCCACCGCCATAAGCGAGTCCGTCTGA